The Heterodontus francisci isolate sHetFra1 chromosome 33, sHetFra1.hap1, whole genome shotgun sequence genome has a segment encoding these proteins:
- the LOC137348083 gene encoding HIG1 domain family member 1C-like has protein sequence MSADTTSWSSETENQEASKLIKKSKESPFVPIGMTGFAAIVGLGLYKMRTRGNTKMSVHLIHTRVAAQACVVGAVTLGVLYTMYKEYVVKPSEANLPK, from the exons ATGTCTGCAGACACCACCTCATGGAGCTCTGAGACAGAGAACCAGGAGGCTTCAAAACTCATCAAAAAGTCCAAAgagtcaccttttgtaccaatag GTATGACTGGATTTGCAGCAATAGTAGGATTGGGACTTTATAAAATGCGAACCAGAGGGAACACCAAAATGTCTGTACACCTTATTCACACTCGTGTGGCTGCACAGGCATGTGTAGTGGGAGCTGTGACTCTGG GTGTCCTGTATACAATGTACAAAGAATATGTGGTGAAGCCAAGTGAAGCAAATCTACCTAAGTAA